A window of the Hevea brasiliensis isolate MT/VB/25A 57/8 chromosome 6, ASM3005281v1, whole genome shotgun sequence genome harbors these coding sequences:
- the LOC110663162 gene encoding disease resistance protein RPV1-like isoform X1: MAASNVFSYSSSSSKPRWNHDVFLSFRGEDTRKNFTDHLYTSLINAGISTFRDNDISRGENISLELLKAIHESRISIIVFSKGYASSRWCLAELTEIIKCKNMIGQIVIPIFYDVDPSDVRKQTGSFGEAFDRYKEFKEEIDKLKEWRGALMEAAELDGWDLQNVANGYESNFIQKVVEDVLRKLNCNYLNLAKHPVGIDSRVKEVIFLLSLDASNVNIVGIRGMGGIGKTTIAKAVFNQLCHGFQGSCSFLSNVREVSEQPNGLVQLQKQLLHDTLKLRNFKNLSSIDSGIHLIKERLRYRRVFVVLDDLDQMKQVDALVGDRNWFGPGSRIIITTRNAHLLDQLEVALQYEVRELNHEESLELFSWHAFKQIHPSNEYVKISNEVVDYVGGLPIALEVLGSYLCKRSIPEWRSAVEKLRKIPHQQIQKKLRISFDALDDDKTKDIFLDIACFFAGVDKDHVAKILDGCGLFPEIGIRVLIQRSLVKIDCWNRLVMHDLLRDMGREIVRVASPNHPGKRSRLWFHEDVLEVLKKHMGTDVVEGLMLDARASKDVFLSTESFTRMNHLRLLQINAVHLTGRQENLFQELRWLCWQECPLKSIPRRLQLDNLVVLEMQFSNIREIWKGIKVLKKLQILDLRHCVHLAKTPNFSGLIGLERLILEGCTSLVEVHQSIGCLKKLVFLNMEGCKSLKNLPESICYLKALETLNISGCSKLDRLPESLGSMEALTKLLVEGTAIKQLPSSIGHLKNLTTLLFRGSKDVSQSVSWLSQLASCFLSRSANSKVLLPASLVGLTSLTQLFLHNCSLFEDVVPIDLGRLSSLKHLDLEGNDFFNLPTGIRYLPKLVVLVLTSCRNLKSISELPSSLKFLWASNCASLERISLKSNGFLRMMFLSNSTKLVEIQGLEDMEQAIAIEMPSGRNSYANDFRKFLCQALSQGKPQAICLQSRELPMWLSYRGEGSSLSFRVPTVSEGNTEGLILWIVCAINDTTANVVVTTTCKSNSSTTWEMASDFSLVGACDDHSLLTYLPFQSAIESGEELEITVQAGANNMVKNSGVSLIYSNGLFWFEKRIEVSNSPQEICCFDKRNCKMPNMQLHDYLWYRP, from the exons ATGGCTGCTTCTAATGTCTTCTCATATTCCTCTTCCTCCTCCAAACCTAGATGGAATCATGATGTGTTTTTGAGTTTTAGAGGTGAGGACACTCGTAAAAACTTCACTGATCATCTCTATACTTCTCTAATCAATGCAGGAATATCCACATTTAGAGATAATGACATTTCTCGAGGAGAAAATATCTCCTTGGAACTCCTTAAAGCAATTCATGAATCAAGAATTTCTATTATAGTCTTTTCTAAAGGCTACGCTTCTTCTCGGTGGTGTCTTGCTGAACTTACAGAGATTATTAAGTGTAAAAATATGATAGGTCAGATCGTAATTCCCATATTCTATGATGTTGATCCCTCAGACGTGCGAAAACAAACCGGTAGTTTTGGAGAAGCTTTTGATAGATATAAAGAATTTAAGGAAGAAATAGACAAATTGAAGGAATGGAGAGGAGCACTTATGGAAGCAGCAGAGCTAGACGGATGGGACCTCCAAAATGTCGCAAATGG GTATGAATCAAACTTTATTCAGAAGGTAGTGGAGGATGTTTTGAGGAAATTGAATTGCAACTACCTGAATCTTGCCAAACACCCAGTAGGAATTGATTCACGAGTCAAAGAAGTGATTTTCTTGCTGAGTCTTGATGCAAGCAATGTCAACATTGTGGGCATCCGTGGGATGGGAGGAATCGGTAAGACTACCATAGCAAAAGCTGTATTTAACCAACTTTGTCATGGATTCCAAGGCAGCTGCAGTTTTCTTTCCAATGTCAGAGAAGTCTCAGAACAGCCTAATGGTTTAGTTCAATTACAAAAACAACTACTTCATGATACATTGAAATTAagaaatttcaagaatttaagtAGTATTGACAGTGGCATCCACTTAATCAAAGAAAGACTTCGTTACAGAAGAGTTTTTGTTGTTCTTGATGATCTGGATCAAATGAAACAAGTGGATGCGTTGGTGGGAGACCGAAATTGGTTTGGCCCAGGAAGTCGAATCATCATTACAACGAGAAATGCTCATTTGCTAGATCAACTCGAAGTGGCCTTACAGTATGAGGTCAGAGAACTGAATCATGAAGAGTCCCTTGAGCTTTTCAGCTGGCATGCCTTCAAGCAAATACATCCATCAAATGAATATGTGAAGATTTCAAATGAAGTGGTGGATTATGTTGGAGGACTCCCAATAGCCCTTGAAGTTTTAGGTTCTTATTTGTGTAAaagaagcatacctgaatggagaaGTGCGGTGGAGAAATTAAGAAAAATTCCTCACCAACAAATTCAGAAAAAGCTTAGAATAAGTTTTGATGCATTGGATGATGATAAAACAAAGGATATATTTCTTGATATTGCTTGCTTCTTTGCTGGTGTAGATAAAGATCATGTAGCTAAAATACTGGATGGATGCGGTCTCTTTCCAGAAATTGGTATTCGTGTTCTCATCCAAAGGTCTCTAGTGAAAATTGATTGTTGGAATAGGTTGGTGATGCATGATCTATTACGGGATATGGGAAGGGAGATTGTCCGAGTAGCATCACCAAACCATCCTGGGAAACGCAGCAGACTTTGGTTTCATGAGGATGTTTTGGAAGTCCTCAAAAAGCACATG GGGACGGATGTTGTTGAGGGTCTCATGCTTGATGCACGTGCTTCAAAAGATGTATTTCTGAGCACAGAGTCATTTACAAGGATGAATCATTTGAGATTGCTCCAAATCAATGCTGTCCATCTTACGGGAAGACAAGAAAATCTTTTCCAGGAGTTGAGATGGCTTTGTTGGCAAGAATGCCCTCTGAAATCTATACCGCGTAGGTTACAACTAGACAATTTAGTTGTTCTTGAAATGCAGTTCAGCAACATCAGAGAAATCTGGAAGGGGATCAAA GTTCTCAAGAAATTGCAGATTCTTGATCTCAGACACTGTGTGCACCTTGCTAAAACACCAAACTTCTCAGGACTCATCGGTCTGGAGAGATTAATTCTTGAAGGCTGCACAAGTTTAGTTGAGGTCCACCAATCTATTGGATGTTTGAAGAAACTTGTTTTCTTGAACATGGAGGGCTGCAAAAGCCTAAAGAATCTTCCCGAAAGCATTTGTTACTTGAAAGCTCTTGAAACTCTCAACATTTCTGGCTGCTCAAAACTTGACAGATTGCCAGAGAGCCTGGGTAGCATGGAAGCCTTAACTAAGCTTCTAGTCGAGGGAACAGCCATTAAGCAGCTCCCATCTTCAATTGGACATCTGAAAAACCTTACAACATTATTGTTCCGTGGATCGAAAGATGTCTCACAGTCTGTCTCTTGGTTATCACAACTTGCATCATGTTTTTTGTCCAGAAGTGCAAACTCAAAAGTTTTGCTGCCAGCTTCCTTGGTTGGGTTGACCTCATTGACGCAGCTATTTCTTCATAACTGTAGTTTATTTGAGGATGTAGTTCCCATTGACCTTGGGAGATTATCATCGCTCAAACATCTGGATTTGGAAGGAAACGATTTTTTTAATCTTCCCACTGGTATTCGATATCTTCCTAAGCTTGTTGTACTGGTGCTGACTTCATGTAGAAATCTCAAATCAATCTCAGAGCTTCCATCAAGCTTAAAGTTTTTGTGGGCGTCAAACTGCGCATCACTCGAAAGAATATCACTTAAATCAAATGGATTCCTGCGGATGATGTTTCTGTCTAATAGCACAAAACTAGTAGAGATTCAGGGATTGGAAGATATGGAGCAAGCAATTGCCATTGAAATGCCATCAGGAAGGAACAGTTATGCAAATGATTTTAGGAAATTTCTTTGTCAG GCACTATCCCAGGGTAAGCCTCAAGCCATTTGTCTCCAAAGCAGAGAGTTACCCATGTGGTTAAGCTATCGAGGAGAGGGATCTTCGTTGTCATTTCGTGTACCCACAGTttcagaaggaaacactgagggtCTTATTTTGTGGATTGTTTGTGCAATAAATGACACAACTGCTAATGTAGTTGTCACAACCACATGCAAGAGCAATAGTTCCACGACATGGGAGATGGCATCTGACTTCAGTCTTGTTGGAGCTTGTGATGATCATTCTTTGTTGACGTATTTACCATTTCAATCTGCAATTGAAAGCGGAGAAGAATTGGAAATTACAGTTCAGGCTGGCGCTAACAACATGGTTAAAAACAGTGGTGTCTCTCTGATCTATTCAAATGGCCTTTTTTGGTTTGAGAAAAGGATTGAAGTGTCAAATTCTCCACAAGAAATTTGTTGTTTTGACAAAAGAAATTGCAAGATGCCCAATATGCAACTGCATGATTACTTATGGTATAGACCGTAG
- the LOC110663162 gene encoding disease resistance protein RPV1-like isoform X2 has translation MAASNVFSYSSSSSKPRWNHDVFLSFRGEDTRKNFTDHLYTSLINAGISTFRDNDISRGENISLELLKAIHESRISIIVFSKGYASSRWCLAELTEIIKCKNMIGQIVIPIFYDVDPSDVRKQTGSFGEAFDRYKEFKEEIDKLKEWRGALMEAAELDGWDLQNVANGYESNFIQKVVEDVLRKLNCNYLNLAKHPVGIDSRVKEVIFLLSLDASNVNIVGIRGMGGIGKTTIAKAVFNQLCHGFQGSCSFLSNVREVSEQPNGLVQLQKQLLHDTLKLRNFKNLSSIDSGIHLIKERLRYRRVFVVLDDLDQMKQVDALVGDRNWFGPGSRIIITTRNAHLLDQLEVALQYEVRELNHEESLELFSWHAFKQIHPSNEYVKISNEVVDYVGGLPIALEVLGSYLCKRSIPEWRSAVEKLRKIPHQQIQKKLRISFDALDDDKTKDIFLDIACFFAGVDKDHVAKILDGCGLFPEIGIRVLIQRSLVKIDCWNRLVMHDLLRDMGREIVRVASPNHPGKRSRLWFHEDVLEVLKKHMGTDVVEGLMLDARASKDVFLSTESFTRMNHLRLLQINAVHLTGRQENLFQELRWLCWQECPLKSIPRRLQLDNLVVLEMQFSNIREIWKGIKVLKKLQILDLRHCVHLAKTPNFSGLIGLERLILEGCTSLVEVHQSIGCLKKLVFLNMEGCKSLKNLPESICYLKALETLNISGCSKLDRLPESLGSMEALTKLLVEGTAIKQLPSSIGHLKNLTTLLFRGSKDVSQSVSWLSQLASCFLSRSANSKVLLPASLVGLTSLTQLFLHNCSLFEDVVPIDLGRLSSLKHLDLEGNDFFNLPTGIRYLPKLVVLVLTSCRNLKSISELPSSLKFLWASNCASLERISLKSNGFLRMMFLSNSTKLVEIQGLEDMEQAIAIEMPSGRNSTIPG, from the exons ATGGCTGCTTCTAATGTCTTCTCATATTCCTCTTCCTCCTCCAAACCTAGATGGAATCATGATGTGTTTTTGAGTTTTAGAGGTGAGGACACTCGTAAAAACTTCACTGATCATCTCTATACTTCTCTAATCAATGCAGGAATATCCACATTTAGAGATAATGACATTTCTCGAGGAGAAAATATCTCCTTGGAACTCCTTAAAGCAATTCATGAATCAAGAATTTCTATTATAGTCTTTTCTAAAGGCTACGCTTCTTCTCGGTGGTGTCTTGCTGAACTTACAGAGATTATTAAGTGTAAAAATATGATAGGTCAGATCGTAATTCCCATATTCTATGATGTTGATCCCTCAGACGTGCGAAAACAAACCGGTAGTTTTGGAGAAGCTTTTGATAGATATAAAGAATTTAAGGAAGAAATAGACAAATTGAAGGAATGGAGAGGAGCACTTATGGAAGCAGCAGAGCTAGACGGATGGGACCTCCAAAATGTCGCAAATGG GTATGAATCAAACTTTATTCAGAAGGTAGTGGAGGATGTTTTGAGGAAATTGAATTGCAACTACCTGAATCTTGCCAAACACCCAGTAGGAATTGATTCACGAGTCAAAGAAGTGATTTTCTTGCTGAGTCTTGATGCAAGCAATGTCAACATTGTGGGCATCCGTGGGATGGGAGGAATCGGTAAGACTACCATAGCAAAAGCTGTATTTAACCAACTTTGTCATGGATTCCAAGGCAGCTGCAGTTTTCTTTCCAATGTCAGAGAAGTCTCAGAACAGCCTAATGGTTTAGTTCAATTACAAAAACAACTACTTCATGATACATTGAAATTAagaaatttcaagaatttaagtAGTATTGACAGTGGCATCCACTTAATCAAAGAAAGACTTCGTTACAGAAGAGTTTTTGTTGTTCTTGATGATCTGGATCAAATGAAACAAGTGGATGCGTTGGTGGGAGACCGAAATTGGTTTGGCCCAGGAAGTCGAATCATCATTACAACGAGAAATGCTCATTTGCTAGATCAACTCGAAGTGGCCTTACAGTATGAGGTCAGAGAACTGAATCATGAAGAGTCCCTTGAGCTTTTCAGCTGGCATGCCTTCAAGCAAATACATCCATCAAATGAATATGTGAAGATTTCAAATGAAGTGGTGGATTATGTTGGAGGACTCCCAATAGCCCTTGAAGTTTTAGGTTCTTATTTGTGTAAaagaagcatacctgaatggagaaGTGCGGTGGAGAAATTAAGAAAAATTCCTCACCAACAAATTCAGAAAAAGCTTAGAATAAGTTTTGATGCATTGGATGATGATAAAACAAAGGATATATTTCTTGATATTGCTTGCTTCTTTGCTGGTGTAGATAAAGATCATGTAGCTAAAATACTGGATGGATGCGGTCTCTTTCCAGAAATTGGTATTCGTGTTCTCATCCAAAGGTCTCTAGTGAAAATTGATTGTTGGAATAGGTTGGTGATGCATGATCTATTACGGGATATGGGAAGGGAGATTGTCCGAGTAGCATCACCAAACCATCCTGGGAAACGCAGCAGACTTTGGTTTCATGAGGATGTTTTGGAAGTCCTCAAAAAGCACATG GGGACGGATGTTGTTGAGGGTCTCATGCTTGATGCACGTGCTTCAAAAGATGTATTTCTGAGCACAGAGTCATTTACAAGGATGAATCATTTGAGATTGCTCCAAATCAATGCTGTCCATCTTACGGGAAGACAAGAAAATCTTTTCCAGGAGTTGAGATGGCTTTGTTGGCAAGAATGCCCTCTGAAATCTATACCGCGTAGGTTACAACTAGACAATTTAGTTGTTCTTGAAATGCAGTTCAGCAACATCAGAGAAATCTGGAAGGGGATCAAA GTTCTCAAGAAATTGCAGATTCTTGATCTCAGACACTGTGTGCACCTTGCTAAAACACCAAACTTCTCAGGACTCATCGGTCTGGAGAGATTAATTCTTGAAGGCTGCACAAGTTTAGTTGAGGTCCACCAATCTATTGGATGTTTGAAGAAACTTGTTTTCTTGAACATGGAGGGCTGCAAAAGCCTAAAGAATCTTCCCGAAAGCATTTGTTACTTGAAAGCTCTTGAAACTCTCAACATTTCTGGCTGCTCAAAACTTGACAGATTGCCAGAGAGCCTGGGTAGCATGGAAGCCTTAACTAAGCTTCTAGTCGAGGGAACAGCCATTAAGCAGCTCCCATCTTCAATTGGACATCTGAAAAACCTTACAACATTATTGTTCCGTGGATCGAAAGATGTCTCACAGTCTGTCTCTTGGTTATCACAACTTGCATCATGTTTTTTGTCCAGAAGTGCAAACTCAAAAGTTTTGCTGCCAGCTTCCTTGGTTGGGTTGACCTCATTGACGCAGCTATTTCTTCATAACTGTAGTTTATTTGAGGATGTAGTTCCCATTGACCTTGGGAGATTATCATCGCTCAAACATCTGGATTTGGAAGGAAACGATTTTTTTAATCTTCCCACTGGTATTCGATATCTTCCTAAGCTTGTTGTACTGGTGCTGACTTCATGTAGAAATCTCAAATCAATCTCAGAGCTTCCATCAAGCTTAAAGTTTTTGTGGGCGTCAAACTGCGCATCACTCGAAAGAATATCACTTAAATCAAATGGATTCCTGCGGATGATGTTTCTGTCTAATAGCACAAAACTAGTAGAGATTCAGGGATTGGAAGATATGGAGCAAGCAATTGCCATTGAAATGCCATCAGGAAGGAACA GCACTATCCCAGGGTAA